Proteins encoded within one genomic window of Methanobrevibacter thaueri:
- a CDS encoding prepilin peptidase: protein MNFSSIFLIQITVTVLFSLCATIFDVRKGFVPNLLCYILIAFGLFSNLILSLISTNIKFILASIISMVITYSITYMLWQLSIWGGGDVRLFTGIATVIPFGLNIDFLHIFPVLSVYPFSFSVVINSILVSFPFLMVFVCYAIVKKDLFQNNIDILFNVFSVDSLNYIKEKTLNKTIPVREIKEGNIVNSYYFDDEHISDLIGEEDGNLKVYENTDKGCKYYFKSISAGGITKKEESLLKIMSVQGFIDNRISIKVSYPFTPAIVAGLLIAVFYGDIMMIFAKNIMLVI, encoded by the coding sequence ATGAATTTCAGTAGTATATTTTTAATTCAGATAACTGTTACAGTATTGTTTTCACTTTGCGCGACAATTTTCGATGTTAGGAAGGGTTTTGTTCCGAACCTGTTATGCTATATCCTGATTGCCTTCGGCCTTTTTTCGAACCTGATTTTGTCATTGATTTCAACTAACATTAAATTCATTCTAGCTTCAATTATTTCAATGGTTATCACATATTCCATCACTTATATGCTATGGCAATTGTCGATATGGGGAGGTGGTGATGTAAGGCTCTTCACTGGCATTGCCACAGTAATACCATTCGGTTTAAACATTGACTTTTTGCACATTTTTCCGGTATTGTCAGTGTATCCCTTTTCGTTTAGCGTTGTCATAAACAGCATACTGGTGTCATTTCCATTCCTGATGGTCTTCGTCTGCTATGCGATAGTCAAGAAGGACCTGTTTCAAAACAATATAGACATACTCTTCAACGTCTTCAGCGTGGACAGCCTGAACTACATCAAGGAAAAGACGCTGAACAAGACGATACCCGTTAGGGAGATAAAAGAGGGAAACATTGTAAACAGCTATTATTTCGACGATGAGCACATCTCTGATTTGATTGGGGAAGAGGACGGAAACCTGAAGGTATACGAGAACACAGATAAGGGCTGCAAATATTATTTCAAGTCCATAAGCGCAGGGGGAATAACGAAAAAAGAGGAGAGCCTCCTTAAGATAATGAGCGTTCAGGGGTTCATTGACAATAGGATCTCAATAAAGGTTTCATATCCATTCACTCCGGCAATCGTGGCGGGATTGCTGATTGCGGTGTTCTATGGGGACATAATGATGATTTTTGCAAAAAACATAATGCTGGTGATATGA
- a CDS encoding diphthine--ammonia ligase, with product MNVAVLFSGGKDSTMAVYAALDAKEDVRYLLSMKSRNDESYMFHVPNIHITDLLAEALDIPIMSVETDGIKEEELEDLRTAFENLKDLGVEAIYTGALYSVYQKSRIEKLGSEVGLEIISPYWHVDELEYMRKIVSLGFKIMICGVAAWGLDESWLGRIIDDETIDELVRLNEKYHVDIAFEGGEAETLAIDGPIFKKRLEILKYKKEWHLDSGVYIIEDATLQEK from the coding sequence ATGAATGTTGCAGTATTGTTTTCAGGCGGTAAAGACAGCACTATGGCCGTTTATGCCGCATTGGATGCGAAAGAGGATGTCAGGTATCTTCTTTCCATGAAATCCAGGAATGATGAATCATACATGTTTCATGTTCCTAACATTCATATAACTGATCTGCTTGCAGAGGCACTCGACATTCCGATAATGTCAGTTGAAACCGATGGGATAAAGGAAGAGGAACTTGAGGATTTAAGGACTGCTTTTGAAAATCTTAAGGATTTGGGCGTGGAGGCCATATACACAGGCGCCCTTTACTCAGTTTATCAGAAATCCAGAATAGAAAAGCTCGGCAGTGAAGTGGGATTGGAAATAATCTCTCCCTATTGGCATGTCGATGAGCTGGAATACATGCGGAAAATCGTATCCCTTGGCTTTAAGATAATGATTTGCGGTGTGGCAGCATGGGGATTGGACGAGTCATGGTTAGGCCGCATTATCGACGATGAGACAATTGATGAACTTGTAAGGCTCAATGAAAAGTATCATGTTGATATTGCATTTGAGGGCGGTGAAGCCGAAACCCTGGCCATTGACGGACCTATTTTTAAAAAAAGACTTGAAATATTAAAATATAAAAAGGAATGGCACCTCGACAGTGGTGTTTACATTATCGAAGATGCAACCTTGCAGGAAAAATAA
- a CDS encoding nucleoside monophosphate kinase, with product MQVMGISGLPGSGKGIVSDIATEKGAIIVSMGDIVREEAKKRGEGSKETAKNLRKEFGEYIISELTIEKIKKLQDEGVEKTIIVEGIRSLHEVDMFKENFDNFMILSIFANTNIRFERLKKRMREDDSQDFNEFKKRDMSELGFGIGSVISLSDRLIINESDMESFIQDINDFFDEIGL from the coding sequence ATGCAAGTAATGGGAATATCTGGATTACCTGGTTCCGGAAAAGGAATAGTTTCTGACATTGCAACTGAAAAAGGTGCGATTATCGTTAGTATGGGAGACATCGTGAGAGAAGAAGCTAAAAAAAGAGGGGAAGGCAGTAAGGAAACCGCTAAAAACCTAAGAAAAGAATTCGGAGAATACATCATTTCCGAATTGACAATTGAAAAAATCAAAAAGCTTCAGGATGAAGGCGTTGAAAAAACCATAATCGTTGAAGGAATCAGAAGCCTTCATGAGGTCGACATGTTCAAGGAAAACTTTGACAACTTCATGATCCTATCAATCTTTGCAAACACCAACATAAGGTTTGAAAGATTGAAAAAGAGAATGAGAGAAGACGATTCACAGGATTTCAACGAATTCAAAAAGAGAGATATGTCTGAATTGGGCTTCGGTATCGGATCCGTCATTTCACTTTCCGACAGATTGATAATCAACGAAAGCGATATGGAAAGCTTCATTCAGGACATCAACGATTTCTTTGACGAAATCGGATTATGA
- a CDS encoding phosphopantothenate/pantothenate synthetase produces MIPKSHPRYESLLLRDKMVKAAKKGYLADSAMIAHGRGEAFDYLIGERTTYPAKRAMYVAVAALLLSNNPVISVNGNATALAVEEIIELANSVGAKIEINLFYRTDDRVKIITQIYKDLGYDKILGTLDDDIEYLTDIKNNRASASKTGIYSADTVLIPLEDGDRAEILKKSGKNIITIDLNPLSRTSKMSDVSIMDNIVRAIPFMTKIAEDLKTQDKQVLMEIVNDFDNEENLKESLEQIKLKE; encoded by the coding sequence ATGATACCAAAATCACATCCACGTTATGAATCTCTTCTTTTAAGAGACAAAATGGTGAAAGCCGCCAAAAAGGGATATCTGGCAGACTCCGCAATGATAGCTCATGGTAGGGGAGAGGCTTTTGATTATCTAATTGGTGAAAGAACAACCTATCCTGCAAAAAGGGCAATGTATGTTGCCGTTGCAGCTTTACTCTTATCAAATAATCCGGTAATTTCCGTTAATGGAAATGCCACCGCATTAGCTGTTGAAGAAATAATTGAATTGGCAAACAGTGTCGGCGCAAAAATCGAAATAAACCTGTTTTACCGAACCGACGACAGGGTGAAGATCATCACACAGATATACAAGGATCTCGGTTACGATAAAATATTGGGCACCCTGGACGATGACATCGAGTATCTCACTGACATCAAGAACAACAGGGCAAGCGCCAGCAAAACTGGAATATACAGTGCCGATACCGTATTGATACCTCTGGAAGATGGGGACAGAGCCGAAATATTGAAAAAAAGCGGCAAAAACATAATAACCATTGATTTGAACCCACTTTCAAGAACTTCAAAAATGTCTGACGTGTCAATAATGGACAACATTGTCCGTGCGATACCTTTCATGACAAAAATAGCTGAAGACTTGAAAACTCAAGACAAGCAAGTATTGATGGAAATAGTTAATGACTTTGATAATGAAGAGAATCTTAAAGAATCATTAGAACAGATTAAATTAAAAGAGTGA
- a CDS encoding ribonuclease H-like domain-containing protein, whose translation MTHDDNFEEYLRKMLSNSISSLNPSEEAKARARKLSPSYFMDLKEKLLIEYEGKKLADVMDCKVSKESYGEVLKIENSQRIDFNIEDNDFKKQINTNLKLLPKIGLKTEQNLKKKGYTTIESLKGHDKYSDVAGKFLSTIDDMSYLEIMDLLDNNRYTKKCRNNIIKSISLKDPEDFKFMDIETKGLSNVPIILIGVAEIKGSRIISSQYFLRDYSEEANIIEAYLSHLDEDSVHVTFNGKTFDVPFIKNRCRYNRIDGNLDLPHLDLMYFAKNLWSDELPNCQLQTIERELFGIEREGDVPGQYIPGYYDTYLEKNNIGPVVPIIEHNCQDIISLASFLDKMYRDVN comes from the coding sequence ATGACACATGACGATAACTTTGAAGAGTATTTGAGGAAGATGTTAAGTAACTCCATAAGCTCACTTAACCCCTCAGAGGAGGCAAAGGCCAGGGCAAGGAAATTGTCACCTTCCTACTTTATGGATTTGAAGGAAAAACTGCTTATTGAATATGAGGGCAAGAAATTGGCCGACGTTATGGACTGCAAGGTCTCTAAGGAATCCTATGGGGAAGTGCTGAAAATAGAAAACTCACAAAGGATAGACTTCAACATTGAGGACAATGACTTTAAAAAGCAGATAAACACTAACCTCAAGCTTCTTCCGAAAATTGGCTTGAAGACAGAGCAGAACCTCAAGAAAAAGGGCTACACAACAATAGAGTCACTGAAAGGCCATGACAAATACTCAGATGTCGCAGGCAAGTTCCTCTCCACAATAGATGACATGAGCTACCTTGAAATAATGGACCTTCTGGACAATAACAGGTACACAAAAAAATGCAGGAACAACATCATCAAAAGCATTAGCTTAAAGGATCCTGAAGACTTCAAGTTCATGGATATCGAAACCAAGGGACTCTCCAATGTTCCAATAATACTTATAGGCGTGGCTGAAATAAAGGGAAGCAGGATCATATCCTCACAGTACTTCCTAAGGGATTATTCCGAGGAGGCAAACATAATAGAGGCCTATCTGAGCCATCTGGATGAGGACTCCGTGCACGTGACATTCAATGGAAAGACTTTTGATGTGCCGTTTATAAAAAATAGATGTAGATACAACAGGATTGATGGAAATCTCGACTTGCCCCATCTTGACCTGATGTATTTTGCAAAAAACCTTTGGAGCGACGAGCTGCCAAATTGCCAATTGCAAACAATTGAAAGGGAACTGTTTGGAATCGAGCGTGAAGGAGACGTTCCAGGACAGTATATTCCAGGATATTATGACACTTACCTAGAAAAGAATAATATAGGTCCCGTTGTGCCGATAATAGAGCACAACTGTCAGGACATCATTTCTCTTGCAAGCTTTTTGGATAAAATGTATAGGGACGTAAATTAA
- a CDS encoding HEAT repeat domain-containing protein → MGLFDRFKKDNTKEKKPKEEKVIPDDLEIDADQLILKEIATNSKDRYERAAAADQVTDQYVALDMSKTIKDRAIRLIAINKVKDERLLRDAAENSQFFDVRSFAWERLGENNKSIAEVVINTKKNPHADEIFDKVSDEETLAWIATDAQDKKYRNSAIDKINDPNVLYDLVFKAKDSSIRKTAVLKDSFVSEDILQKVVIEDKDESVKMAAVGKIKNEDNLAKIALNEDNAKIRSIIFDRIQNPEIIEDIALNSNKADVRLDIVKKIDDEKLLAQMALNDDDHIVRSEAAKRITDEDVLLKIISSDDDRFVRQIAVNNIQNPQDLIKIALEDEDQFVRNHAIKNENLTDEKDFTYIAINSTHEEIAMEALNHVTEEKNFIEILWNAKLDTIKKATLDNINDLETLIRIVLANEDEEFSLRALNKIKVEKCLFKIYEQGISEKISVRAVSLIKNQKLLTDIARNEESWRVREAAVKKIVSKKVLREISMNDENEYVRNVAKKRMNL, encoded by the coding sequence ATGGGATTGTTTGACAGATTTAAAAAGGATAACACTAAAGAAAAAAAGCCTAAGGAAGAAAAGGTCATCCCCGATGATTTGGAAATTGATGCGGATCAGTTGATATTGAAGGAAATAGCCACAAACAGCAAGGATCGCTATGAAAGGGCGGCCGCCGCTGATCAGGTCACCGACCAGTATGTTGCACTGGACATGTCAAAGACCATAAAAGACCGTGCAATAAGGCTGATAGCCATCAATAAGGTTAAGGATGAACGATTGCTACGTGACGCTGCCGAAAACTCACAGTTTTTTGATGTGAGAAGCTTTGCATGGGAAAGGCTGGGCGAAAACAACAAGTCCATAGCCGAAGTGGTGATAAACACCAAGAAAAACCCTCACGCTGATGAAATCTTTGACAAGGTAAGCGATGAGGAAACCCTTGCATGGATTGCGACAGATGCGCAGGACAAGAAATACAGAAACAGTGCCATTGACAAAATCAATGACCCTAATGTATTGTATGATTTGGTGTTTAAGGCAAAGGACAGTTCCATTAGAAAAACGGCGGTATTGAAGGATTCATTCGTCAGCGAGGACATCCTCCAGAAGGTGGTGATTGAGGATAAGGACGAATCCGTTAAGATGGCAGCCGTGGGAAAAATCAAAAATGAGGACAATTTGGCTAAAATCGCATTGAACGAGGACAATGCCAAAATCCGTTCAATCATCTTTGACAGAATTCAAAACCCTGAAATCATAGAGGATATTGCATTGAACTCAAATAAGGCAGATGTCAGATTGGACATTGTTAAAAAAATTGATGATGAAAAGCTATTGGCGCAAATGGCCTTGAATGACGATGACCACATCGTCAGAAGCGAAGCCGCCAAAAGGATAACTGATGAGGACGTTCTGCTCAAAATCATTTCCAGCGATGACGACAGGTTTGTTCGCCAAATTGCCGTAAACAACATTCAAAACCCTCAAGACCTGATTAAGATTGCCTTGGAGGATGAGGACCAATTTGTAAGAAACCATGCCATCAAAAACGAAAATTTGACTGATGAGAAGGATTTCACCTACATTGCTATCAACTCAACCCACGAGGAAATTGCCATGGAGGCTTTGAATCACGTAACCGAAGAGAAGAACTTCATTGAAATCCTCTGGAATGCAAAGCTTGATACAATCAAAAAAGCCACACTGGACAATATCAATGATTTGGAAACCCTGATAAGAATAGTTCTTGCCAATGAGGATGAGGAATTCTCGCTTAGGGCATTGAATAAGATCAAGGTTGAAAAGTGTCTCTTCAAGATTTATGAGCAGGGGATATCTGAAAAGATTTCCGTCAGAGCGGTGTCACTTATTAAAAATCAGAAACTGTTGACTGACATCGCCAGAAACGAGGAATCCTGGAGGGTTCGCGAAGCTGCAGTTAAAAAAATAGTGAGTAAAAAGGTTTTAAGGGAAATCTCAATGAATGATGAAAACGAATACGTTAGGAATGTGGCTAAAAAGAGAATGAATCTATAA
- a CDS encoding 4Fe-4S dicluster domain-containing protein: MTIVEIFFSPSRTTKQVAETIANNFSQEKEICDLLHFKYSKELSSDDIAIIAMPIFAGRLPKTARERFSKIKGNGAKAIAVVNYGNAHVTDALLELVDLAKENGFNVVAAASTVSHHSIFDGVAVGRPDSSDIEKINEFSQKCIEKIESGELLESDIPGNRPYTDYKQLPFEITCDESLCAFCYDCVSICPEKAIPDDDPVTTDLDICSRCTACISICPEDARKFSGAAFEAKKVDFEKANSERKEPEFYL; the protein is encoded by the coding sequence ATGACAATTGTAGAAATATTTTTCAGTCCGTCAAGGACAACAAAACAGGTTGCTGAAACAATAGCCAATAATTTCAGCCAGGAAAAAGAGATTTGTGACTTGCTTCATTTCAAATACTCAAAGGAGCTCTCAAGTGATGACATTGCCATAATAGCCATGCCAATCTTTGCCGGAAGGCTTCCGAAAACCGCCAGGGAGAGATTTTCAAAAATCAAGGGAAACGGTGCAAAGGCAATTGCTGTCGTAAATTACGGAAATGCCCATGTTACCGATGCATTGCTGGAACTGGTTGACCTAGCCAAAGAAAATGGCTTCAATGTTGTTGCAGCAGCTTCAACCGTCAGCCACCACTCAATCTTCGATGGCGTTGCTGTGGGAAGACCAGACAGTTCAGATATTGAAAAAATCAATGAATTTAGTCAGAAATGTATTGAAAAGATAGAATCCGGTGAATTATTGGAGTCAGACATACCTGGAAACAGGCCCTACACCGACTATAAGCAGTTGCCGTTTGAGATAACATGTGATGAAAGTCTCTGTGCATTCTGTTATGACTGCGTTTCAATATGTCCTGAAAAGGCAATTCCTGACGATGATCCGGTAACTACCGACCTGGACATATGCTCAAGATGTACAGCATGCATCTCAATATGTCCTGAAGATGCCCGTAAATTCTCAGGAGCCGCCTTCGAGGCGAAAAAAGTAGATTTTGAAAAAGCGAACAGTGAAAGAAAAGAGCCTGAATTCTATTTATAG
- a CDS encoding M42 family metallopeptidase produces MELMKELSLAPGVSGSEEEIAKIITRELKDVADKIETDSMGNLIATKKGKKKAPSVMLAAHMDEIGLMVRYIDDNGFIKFSNIGGINDQMLMNQTVTVHSSVGEDVVGVIGSKPPHVTTAEEKNKVVKSTDMFIDIGAKDKEQAEEMVRIGDKMTFNSLFVEYPNNVIMGKALDNRVGCYVMMEVLKRVETDATVYGVGTVQEEVGLKGAKTSAFKLNPDLAIALDVTLSGDHPGIKPEEAPVVMGKGPAIILADASGRGILTQQSVKDMLIKAGDENDIPYQLEVSDGGTTDGTAIHLTREGIPTGVLSVPTRYIHTPVSVCSMDDIESTIQLITEAINNL; encoded by the coding sequence ATGGAATTAATGAAAGAGCTATCTTTGGCACCGGGAGTTTCCGGATCCGAAGAGGAAATAGCCAAGATTATTACACGTGAATTAAAAGATGTTGCTGATAAAATCGAAACTGACAGTATGGGAAACCTGATTGCCACCAAAAAAGGTAAAAAAAAGGCACCTTCCGTAATGTTGGCAGCGCACATGGATGAAATCGGTTTGATGGTCAGATACATTGATGATAACGGTTTTATTAAATTCTCAAATATCGGTGGAATTAACGATCAGATGTTAATGAACCAGACCGTGACAGTCCACTCATCAGTTGGTGAGGATGTTGTCGGTGTAATCGGTTCTAAACCACCTCACGTCACAACTGCCGAAGAAAAAAACAAGGTTGTCAAGTCCACTGACATGTTCATTGATATCGGAGCAAAGGATAAGGAACAGGCAGAGGAAATGGTCAGGATTGGAGATAAGATGACCTTCAATTCATTGTTTGTTGAATATCCTAACAATGTGATTATGGGTAAGGCATTGGATAACCGTGTGGGCTGTTATGTGATGATGGAAGTCTTAAAAAGAGTTGAAACCGATGCCACAGTTTACGGTGTAGGTACCGTACAGGAAGAGGTAGGATTAAAAGGAGCCAAAACCTCAGCATTCAAATTAAATCCTGATTTGGCAATTGCGCTTGACGTTACATTGTCTGGTGACCACCCTGGAATCAAGCCTGAAGAGGCACCAGTGGTCATGGGTAAAGGTCCTGCAATCATTTTGGCCGATGCAAGCGGAAGGGGTATTCTAACCCAACAATCCGTTAAGGACATGCTCATCAAGGCCGGTGATGAAAATGACATTCCTTATCAATTGGAAGTTAGTGATGGTGGAACAACTGACGGAACCGCTATTCACTTGACCCGTGAAGGAATTCCGACCGGTGTTTTATCAGTTCCTACTCGTTACATACACACTCCTGTAAGTGTATGCAGTATGGATGATATTGAATCAACCATTCAATTAATTACAGAAGCTATAAACAATTTATAG
- the tsaA gene encoding tRNA (N6-threonylcarbamoyladenosine(37)-N6)-methyltransferase TrmO, which produces MNIEMESIGTIHTEFKKIEGMPIQPTGAKGIEGTLEIKDKYVDGLKDLDGFSHIHLIYLLHKVDGYMLEVKPFMDNDTHGVFATRSPKRPNRIGMSVVKVNKVEGNTVYVENVDILDGTPLLDIKPYVPQLYEDTIDELKIGWFETKHQKAKSQKSDDRFK; this is translated from the coding sequence ATGAATATCGAAATGGAATCAATAGGAACAATCCATACTGAATTTAAAAAAATTGAAGGCATGCCCATTCAACCGACAGGTGCGAAAGGCATTGAAGGAACACTGGAAATCAAGGACAAATATGTTGACGGACTAAAGGACCTGGACGGATTCTCACACATCCACCTAATCTATCTGCTCCACAAGGTAGACGGATACATGCTTGAGGTAAAGCCCTTCATGGACAACGACACACACGGCGTTTTCGCAACAAGATCACCAAAAAGGCCAAACCGCATAGGAATGAGTGTCGTCAAGGTAAATAAAGTGGAAGGAAATACCGTTTACGTTGAAAACGTTGACATCCTGGACGGAACACCCCTTCTAGACATCAAGCCATACGTTCCGCAGCTATACGAGGACACAATCGACGAGCTGAAAATCGGCTGGTTTGAAACAAAACACCAAAAAGCAAAATCACAAAAATCAGACGACAGATTCAAATAG
- a CDS encoding TOBE domain-containing protein, with amino-acid sequence MQLSARNQLKGKIVSVDKGAVMANIKIEVTEPNTITAVITKESAEKLGLTEGDDVAAIIKSTEVIIGK; translated from the coding sequence ATGCAACTTAGTGCAAGAAATCAATTAAAAGGTAAAATAGTAAGTGTGGACAAAGGTGCTGTAATGGCAAACATCAAAATCGAAGTAACTGAACCTAACACAATCACTGCTGTAATCACTAAAGAATCAGCTGAAAAATTAGGTTTAACTGAAGGCGATGATGTCGCAGCTATCATCAAATCTACCGAAGTAATCATCGGTAAATAG
- a CDS encoding molybdenum cofactor biosynthesis protein MoaE, which yields MVVRVIEAKEDKVTTADLIAEIKKSTKIDYSGAIFTFEGIVRGKEENMNLEKLILTTPDKEKTQEEIEKIVENAKIKYNVHEISVIHYIGEFYTGDMLFLVAVLGAHRGETLDALKEVIETVKYEVEFKKEEISKEGTKTILAGG from the coding sequence ATGGTCGTAAGAGTTATTGAAGCCAAAGAAGATAAAGTAACAACAGCTGATTTGATAGCTGAAATTAAAAAAAGCACCAAGATTGACTACTCAGGTGCAATATTCACATTCGAAGGAATTGTACGCGGAAAAGAAGAAAATATGAACCTTGAAAAGTTAATACTCACCACACCTGATAAGGAAAAGACACAAGAGGAAATCGAAAAGATTGTTGAAAATGCAAAAATAAAATATAACGTTCATGAAATTTCAGTCATCCACTACATCGGAGAGTTCTACACCGGAGACATGCTGTTTTTAGTTGCGGTTCTTGGCGCACACAGGGGAGAAACTCTTGACGCATTAAAAGAAGTTATCGAAACCGTGAAATATGAAGTGGAATTCAAAAAAGAAGAAATTTCAAAAGAAGGTACAAAAACCATTCTTGCAGGGGGATAA
- a CDS encoding nicotinamide-nucleotide adenylyltransferase — MDKVRGILIGRMQPVHNGHMEVIKRILEEVDEIVIGIGSAQLSHEVKDPFTAGERVVMMTQALAEIDVDPSRYYIIPMQDINFNAIWASHVKMLTPPFSIVYSGNPLVKQLFAEEGYEIRQPPLYDRINLSGTEVRRRILKDENWQELVPKATADLLKEIDGVNRLKNLSVKEISDI; from the coding sequence ATGGATAAAGTTCGTGGTATTTTAATTGGCCGTATGCAGCCTGTCCACAATGGACATATGGAAGTTATCAAAAGGATTTTGGAAGAGGTGGATGAGATTGTCATCGGAATAGGCAGTGCCCAGCTCAGCCATGAGGTCAAGGACCCATTTACCGCAGGTGAGCGTGTCGTCATGATGACACAGGCCTTGGCAGAGATAGATGTGGATCCGTCAAGATATTACATCATTCCAATGCAGGATATCAATTTCAATGCCATCTGGGCATCACATGTAAAGATGCTGACCCCTCCGTTTTCCATAGTCTATTCAGGAAATCCTCTGGTCAAGCAACTCTTTGCAGAGGAGGGCTATGAGATTAGGCAACCTCCGCTATATGACCGCATCAACTTGTCCGGAACAGAGGTCAGGCGCAGGATTTTGAAGGATGAGAATTGGCAGGAACTTGTTCCTAAGGCAACAGCTGACCTTCTTAAGGAAATTGACGGAGTAAATCGTTTGAAAAACTTGTCCGTAAAGGAAATCAGTGACATATAA
- a CDS encoding protein kinase family protein, with protein MNKKKQYQILLIVLVAIVIFNLAIMISEVTRGPDNIYNVTTVGSNANGTVYKVVAGNMSSNETVGIILGVHPREHEIHEEVNKTIYNITKENGTHNLTKKYVIYYVQTKDNLTTREDTRPAGEELANKYIVPNIAKDNPFIVVDVHEINPDYEYSNFIFSLSNRTDKINYFIDKLSNDVNLVDYDFGEGTSPEKVTEPIAKQGINTLLMETSITDPILQKHQTAVNLINSLDSLNA; from the coding sequence ATGAATAAGAAAAAACAATATCAGATATTGCTAATTGTTCTAGTCGCCATAGTGATATTCAATTTAGCCATTATGATATCCGAGGTTACACGTGGCCCCGACAATATCTATAATGTCACAACCGTGGGCAGCAACGCCAACGGCACAGTCTATAAAGTCGTGGCGGGAAACATGTCCAGCAATGAAACCGTTGGAATAATCCTGGGCGTTCACCCAAGGGAACACGAGATTCATGAGGAAGTGAATAAGACAATATACAACATTACCAAAGAAAACGGCACTCATAACCTTACAAAGAAATACGTCATTTATTATGTCCAGACCAAGGACAACCTGACTACCCGTGAGGACACACGTCCTGCAGGTGAGGAATTGGCCAACAAGTATATTGTTCCGAATATTGCTAAGGACAATCCGTTTATCGTTGTTGATGTTCATGAGATTAATCCTGACTATGAATATTCAAACTTCATATTCAGCCTGTCCAACAGAACGGATAAAATTAATTATTTTATTGATAAATTGAGCAATGACGTCAATCTTGTCGATTATGACTTCGGAGAGGGCACAAGTCCTGAGAAAGTGACCGAACCTATCGCTAAACAGGGTATCAACACTTTGCTCATGGAGACCTCAATTACCGATCCGATTCTGCAAAAACATCAGACAGCTGTGAATTTGATTAATAGTTTAGATAGTTTAAATGCGTAG
- a CDS encoding DUF367 family protein: protein MNITVFHANECDKKKCTAIKLAKMGKCRLVENINKIPSGAIVLNPYAEKAVSYEDYRYVQRRGIVGLDCSWNEVSSSKKFFSLSKYHRSLPFLIATNPVNYGKPCILSTVEAISATLYITRFKEEARDLMDGYKWGHTFLELNHELLEAYSEADTSAEVVEVQNNFLESKQ, encoded by the coding sequence ATGAACATTACAGTTTTTCATGCAAACGAATGCGACAAGAAGAAGTGCACAGCCATCAAACTGGCGAAAATGGGAAAATGCAGGCTTGTTGAAAACATAAACAAGATTCCTTCAGGTGCAATAGTTCTGAATCCGTATGCTGAAAAGGCTGTATCCTATGAGGACTACCGATATGTTCAAAGAAGGGGAATAGTGGGACTTGACTGCTCCTGGAATGAGGTGTCAAGTTCTAAAAAATTCTTCTCCCTGTCCAAATATCACAGATCCCTTCCCTTTCTGATAGCGACAAATCCGGTGAATTATGGAAAGCCATGCATATTGTCAACCGTTGAGGCCATCAGTGCGACATTATACATTACACGCTTCAAGGAAGAGGCTCGTGACTTGATGGATGGTTATAAGTGGGGACATACCTTTTTGGAATTGAATCATGAGTTGCTGGAAGCTTACAGTGAAGCCGACACCAGCGCCGAAGTGGTTGAAGTCCAGAATAATTTCCTCGAGTCTAAGCAATAA
- a CDS encoding 50S ribosomal protein L40e yields the protein MARFEEAENRMFNVKICLKCNARNPAGATTCRKCGYKGLRFKAKEQRG from the coding sequence ATGGCAAGATTCGAAGAAGCAGAAAACAGAATGTTCAATGTAAAAATCTGCTTAAAATGTAATGCTCGTAACCCTGCAGGAGCTACAACCTGCAGAAAATGCGGTTACAAAGGTTTAAGATTCAAAGCAAAAGAACAAAGAGGATAA